A part of Salmo salar chromosome ssa18, Ssal_v3.1, whole genome shotgun sequence genomic DNA contains:
- the LOC106577838 gene encoding shootin-1: protein MWTQGEGSNTAASGGESSCSSEDEGDIQCEILEKQRDEANQKLSEMEEVSSQLLKEMEVLEMQFQIERSCRESAEALAVKVTKDNKVLKRRSQALLPFIPELPENLVADLGVDPDPDGDSGEDAVLQGQAQIKELQASVDQLLGEKLRLCEQVEALRAEQNQLKEQLALEIDEREAILKKLSKQNKTMNKMKRVSQLVTEEFTEISQKLELEQGLRQHAEVFAHQVLVKQKETQRQSMVLQQSSETSMQLQQALEQVAHINSTLQDIQLYYRNQVKQTQCALEESSVLSELQIVRGQLESSEKERRTMETQLRQAQITAAQLQGEVKHLQDRLKDTEKDQVSKADQPVEDNSTTAPPPPPPPPPPPPPPPPPPLPPTPSSTVVDQLVVLRNKRKESVNNTDKNKPDPSVDMKTRAVDEMMERIKKGIVLRPTLRPQPGPEDDSAWRDHRSEKRKSAVLDLKEMLDTMKRPGHRRAGSRKRISRNVGEAELHLVLLRRRRAMGDGQDTPGPSPTPLPHPSHHQNPRSPARWPSSRCPSLRRRAWQHPRAQEAPAEQREEELSYQSIRTDTRGGDLKLGERDD, encoded by the exons ATGTGGACCCAAGGGGAAGGCAGCAACACTGCAG CTTCTGGTGGAGAAAGCAGCTGCTCCTCTGAAGATGAAGGAGACATTCAG TGTGAGATTCTGGAGAAGCAGAGGGATGAAGCCAATCAGAAGCTATCTGAGATGGAGGAAG TGTCCTCTCAGCTGTTGAAGGAGATGGAAGTTCTAGAGATGCAGTTCCAGATTGAACGCTCCTGCAGGGAGAGTGCAGAGGCCCTGGCTGTCAAG GTGACCAAAGACAACAAGGTTCTGAAGAGGAGGAGCCAGGCTCTGCTGCCATTCATCCCAGAGCTTCCTGAAAACCTGGTGGCTGACCTTGGGGTCGATCCCGACCCTGATGGGGACAGCGGGGAGGATGCCGTGCTGCAAGGACAGGCCCAGATAAAAG AACTGCAGGCCTCGGTGGACCAGCTGCTGGGGGAGAAGCTGCGGCTGTGTGAGCAGGTGGAGGCCCTGAGGGCAGAGCAGAACCAGCTCAAAGAACAG CTGGCCCTAGAGATCGATGAGAGAGAGGCCATACTGAAGAAACTGTCCAAACAGAACAAGACCATGAATAAGATGAAGAGAG TGTCCCAGCTTGTGACAGAGGAGTTCACAGAGATCAGTCAGAAGCTGGAGCTGGAGCAGGGCCTCAGACAGCACGCAGAAGTCTTCGCCCACCAG GTGTTGGTGAAGCAGAAGGAGACCCAGAGACAGAGCATGGTGCTGCAGCAGAGTTCAGAGACAAGTATGCAGCTCCAACAGGCTCTGGAACAGGTGGCCCACATCAACAGTACCTTACAGGACATACAGCTCTACTACCGAAACCAG GTGAAGCAGACCCAGTGTGCTCTGGAGGAGAGCAGTGTTCTGTCTGAGCTGCAGATTGTCAGAGGCCAGCTGGAGAgcagtgagaaggagaggaggaccatGGAGACTCAGCTAAGGCAGGCGCAGATCACTGCCGCCCAACTCCAGGGTGAAG TGAAACATCTCCAAGATAGGCtgaaagacacagagaaagaccAGGTTTCCAAAGCTGACCAACCAGTGGAGGACAACTCAACCActgcaccacctcctcctcctcctcctcctcctccccctcctccccctcctcctcctcccctgccccCAACTCCTTCCAGCACTGTTGTTGA TCAACTTGTCGTCCTGCGCAACAAGCGGAAGGAGTCAGTCAACAACACTGATAAGAATA aGCCAGATCCTTCTGTGGACATGAAGACCCGAGCGGTGGatgagatgatggagaggataaAGAAAGGCATCGTCCTGAGACCCACCCTGAGACCACAG CCTGGACCAGAAGATGACAGTGCCTGGAGG GACCATAGGAGTGAGAAGAGAAAGTCAGCCGTGCTGGATCTAAAAGAAATGCTG GACACCATGAAACGCCCAGGCCACAGGAGGGCGGGGTCACGGAAGAGGATAAGCCGAAACGTAGGGGAGGCGGAGCTACATCTGGTGCTACTGAGGAGGAGGCGGGCCATGGGGGATGGACAGGACACCCCCGGCCCCTCCccaacccccctcccccacccctcccacCACCAAAATCCAAG GTCCCCAGCTAGGTGGCCCAGCAGCAGGTGCCCTTCTCTACGCAGGAGAGCGTGGCAGCACCCCCGTGCTCAGGAGGCTCCagcagaacagagagaagaggaacTCTCGTATCAGAGCATCAGAACTGATACGAGAGGAGGAGATCTGAAACTTGGGGAAAGGGATGATTAG